The genomic region aaattttcgaccaaatttaaactttatctttatattattccaacacgataagcaaagtttattaagttgaatttcaaaaattttaaattgtgttcatacattcatttaacctcgaccaaattctgacaattcacgaaccattatataaatggatatgattatatatatatatatatatatatatatatatatatatattataacttgagtacgttaacaaagtattagatgtataatactttacatgaacgtatttgtttcgatataagtttattatatttatcgacgagattaaaagataatatcaaatgattgaactatTAGATACatggtgatatgattacgggtctctgttgagaggtccactttgatttaggaacctttcctttttaacggtattcggaaataatgaTAAAGTGATCTTCAAATGAGGACAAGATGTCAAGtagcgagagttagtcaaaagttgtagagattcccgtttaattttcaaaagcatatTTTACAGTGACTGCCTCGTGTCCCTTggtaatttaattatttagttttcatattattaaaaacattatttgatataataacttttattatttaaacgagttaaCTTATATAAACCGGACTTTGATATATATAActggttttgaaaaactaaatattatattagtaaataaatatttctaaaatatataagttatatttctaaatgaaaatatatttatattttacaaagtgataaaatataatattaaattagtcataaaacgttttggatttaaaatcatattattaaatatactttgataaataacgagacattgatttatagaagcaaatgaccacaacactcaaatgaataagttatattttgagtgggttagttttcatTGACTTGAGTCTTGTTATTTATAAAGATATTTTACACAAAACATaaggtaccagttttctaagcgtacgaaaatgcgttcgagaaaccgaaactgaaACATAAGTCGAGAGACAATGTAAGAGTTATCGAAACTAAAATTTTAatttaactatgcatgtaaatataatatattatatatataattatataatttaaatatataaaattttaattaataaaaactgtcggcagcaatAAGTTAAACGAAGGGAGCTGGacacagttggccatgcgatcgcatggctgtgtgccttgaagaccatgcgatcgcatggggtcgagATTTAGAAAACATTATAAAGCTCAATCGAGTTCTGGCATTCGACACACACACTTACATTTATATTACTCCCtctgataattatattattattatttataatattattattaaagattaatattattattaatcttattattataagtattattattattagtattatacctaaaatactacgacgagggtatgtTCGGGTTATTTCAAAATGTGTTTTACGAGCggaataaagctaaggaaattatgggttatagctatggaggttatgggtattattcaggggtatgctcgtgagtcaaatctagtgtttatcatctccgttgcgtctacgtactttcttgcaatattgaatctcaatattgatacgtgagcactcatatcttatcttttatatattaatagtgtatccctgactagtgcttgagtatatatatttatgcatgtgtgtatgtttaattttgtcgttagatagtttatgataaattatgaatttattatatataatactgatataaggtatatgatatgcatgtcgttggaaagctgtcgaaaaattattaacttttcatttagaagtcgtgtgatttcgatgaacggatttaaagatatggtcaactgaattatctttaactctattattattattattattattattattattattattattattattattattattattattattattattattattattattattattattattattattattattattatattattattattattattattattattattattattattattattattattattattattatttttactatcgtagttattattatcgtcgttatctaataataattattattattatcattatcgttattatcactaaggttattattattattattattattattattattattattattattattattattattattattattattattattattattattattgttgttgttgttgttgttgatattattactgaaattatcgttattattaaaaagtaacatttttataaaaactatcattttattattttatcattattattattattaaaagtatcattaatattaagaattatcacttttattaaaattatcatttttaatagaaatatcatttttattataaaatattatcattattatcatattaagattattattaaaaattatcatttttaatagaattatttttataaaatattattattactaatcttattatgataattattatatatagtaaatattattattaagataaattatattattttactaatattaaagtatcgatactatcaattatcatttaaaaatttatcatttttattgaaactatcattctattaaaaactattattattattaagaattatcgtttttattaagaatatagttttattaaaagtatagaatttaaaactaccgttttatttaaaattatcgttattatcaattttattagtattattaatatcattattattattattacccttgttatttatattaaacacttttaataacattatctttcttaatattatcattattattattattataaaataatacaacttttactcattattattattatcaatattattttatcaaataaatatgtgatacaaagatattttttttaccacacgtaatataatcacattaataatacataccactatatgtttatgattttgagtgaattatataaattttattactcgagttatataaaagtatatttttatcatatattaactttaatataaatttttatttattaatatatgacttgtattatttactctaataaaatctgataaatatataaaatgactatatttaagcatgtatagattttggaagtcattttgggtcaaactgatttttgttaacttttgcatatcggtctcgagcattaggtttgtgatacactatgacctgacctaaattgttagacagatattgaccaacatataaatatatataattaatataggttcgtgaatccgaggccaaccttgtacttgttcaatgctgtcatatgtatttttactacgaaatacagtattgtgagtttcatttgctccctttttaaatgcttttgcaatatatatttttgggactaagaatacatgcgctgttttataaatgttttacgaaatagacacaagtaatcgaaactacattctatggttggattatcgaaatcgaatatgcccctttttagcttggtagcctaagaattagggaaatgacccctaattgacgcgaatcctaaaaatagatctatagaCCTTGACACGTcctattcgggttacgaatgctttagtacttcgattatcatgtccgatgagagtcccggaatgatggagatattctatatgcatcctgttagttcggttatcaagcgttcaccatatgaatgttttttatctctatgtagtttgcgaaatgcctgatatgagatgtatatttatgagaaatggaaatgaaaaatcttgtggtctattaaaattatggaaatgattgattacgataaactaatgaactcaccaaccttttggttgacacttgaaagcatgtttattctcaggattgaaagaaatcttccgccgtacatttgctcattttaaagatattacttggagtcattcatggcatatttcaaagacgttgcattcaagtcgttaagttcattaaatattatgattaagcaaatgacagattaggtcatttatagttggatattatgaaatggtatgcatgcctatcaactttcgatgaaatgagagtttgtctttaaaaatgaatgcaatgtttgtaaaatgtatcatatagaggtcaaatacctcacaatgtaatcatatgttattgtattcgtccttatagattaggacgggtcgtctcatgtgacaCATCTATAGTGCGTGTTCACACTGTCGAATGTATATGATTTACGTTTAGCCACTACTTTTCACGTTACAATTGTTTCACGTCGGCCATCAAAAGCCAAAAGACTCAGAAATCTTTCGTTTAGATGTTTGACATAGTATAGACTCTGCATGTTTGGTCAGCTgtccgattctatttagaagaaGGCGAATTGGTGTTCATTTTTCGGCCATCGTAGAACCCTCACAAAGTCACAATGCTTCAGAGGGCATATCACTAAACTACTATGTTTGTGTAAAACAACTCACCCGTTAAAATGGAAATATCACTTCCCTAACTACGCATTTGAATGTTGAAGTGAGTCACACTCCCTATAAAATTTGGATAAATTTCAGGGATGTCTGGCGAAAAAGGATAGAAATATCCCATATACTTTCACTTTTGTTATATTATATTGTAGGCTATATATCCCATAAAATACTAGTGTAAGGTCATAAATCTTAAAATCCTGTATTAATGTAAACAAACAATTTTTTTTAATCGGAACAAAAACATGCGATGACGTGTCATCAAATGTGTCACTGACATGTCATTCCACATAGGATTGAGATTTTCTTTATTTAATCCcctttttacatatcatatctcaGTAAAAGTAGCGTTAATGCTGCAAACATGCCACGTACTCTCACTTTTGTTTCATTGTAAGGTATATATCCCATAAAATACTAGTGTGAGTCATAAACTTTAAAATCGTATTTTAATGTAAACgaacaataaaaaataaaaatatcgaTTCAGTTCCATGTCATTTTAACATAAAATAAAAAATGCAACATAAGTATTTTAACCGGCCCATCCGATAACATGTAATGTTTTGTTTACAAAGATACACGATTTGAAAATTTATGACCTACAATGGTAATTTTAGAGATATATACACTAAAGTGAAATAAAAGTGAAAGTACATGCTATTTGCTTAGATTATATTTTTATCCAAAAGATGAGAAGAGGAGAACAACCACCCTACAAACCATACTCAATATCATAACAACTAAAGGCACTAATTTGGGGCTTTGAGCTAAACAAATAcactaaccaaaaaaaaaaaaaaaaaaacatacggcCAAATACCGAAGCACAAAACCACCACCTCTGATTAACAAATTTGAGCTAATAGACCAAATGTAAAATTGATCGTTAGAAATATAACTTTTCATTTGTGCAACCCAAAAAAGTCTTGAACTTGATATTTCTTACCAAATCCGTCCATCATTTGTACTTACCCTGAAAAAACGACATTGCTAATATCCTTCGTTCGGGCACTATCTTCATTTGGGATATCTCTTGTTCTATCTCACACAACTTGTTTAAATACTTTAGAAGCACCTCCTTATGTCGTATTCTAACAACTTTTAATTCTCTAAGCCTTTTTGAATTCTTACAAGTAGCCCAATCTTCACATTTGTTAATAACCCATTTTTTTGCACATAGTTAGAAAATGAGGAAATGCGAACCATCCATTAAAAAATCGAAATGATTTCGTCCCCACGACACCATTCTATTCCCCCAACCAACGGTTTATGATCTCTTTTTCTTTGAAAGGAAATATCACACACACATTTACATGAATATATACAATAATTCATGAATATGTTCACAAACAAAACTTGAACTTCAACTTGAAAAGGGTCACCACGATACCGCTAGGCCAATAGCCCTTTGGTCTAACGGTTGCTGATCTACTTAATATATATGTGCAAGGTCATTAAAGCTAAAGAAGGGGTTCTACGTGAAAAATAAACTTGCTTTGTTAATAAACTTGGTCAACAAGAAAAATAAGACGAATGGATATTTCTTTGCCTtaagaaatataattaaaatatcaaACTTTTAGAAACTTGATGCCCAAGTAAACACATTATGTTCAAAGATTTGGCATTTCAGCTTCCTTCACCAAAACAACTTAAAAATGCTTTCAATTaactaatattttaaataataaaattttaaaaagatTAATGAATATATTAGAAAAAGATTTGACCCTTTTTAAAATACATGGTTAATGGTTAATGGGTGGCGGTGTGTCTGTTTAGTCCAATATATATATTGTTGCCTGATTAATACCCCTTATTCATCAATTCATtacttcattatcattatcattattcactTAAAAACCCTCCCAAAATCCCTAATTTATATTTCTGTAAAATCTACTGTAATCTTGCATTATCTGAAACCCTAGTAGACGTACACAAATACTATTTACATTCTCTACATATTTCTTTCAATTTTTCATCTCTGTAAAAACAAACCCTAGTTATCTGAACCAAGATTGGTTTCCTTTGTATCAATCGCAAAGGTATTATGCTTTGAGTATTCAAATTCCATATGATTTGTTAATCTGAATCAATTGAATGATTTGAGGTTTTATGTTACtatatattatcatcatcattgtaaTCTGTTACATATATAGATAGATACATAGATAGATACACATTCATTGATATAGTAGTTGTATATCAATGGATGATCTGGAGAAAGCGATACTCATTATTTTCGATGAATCAGGAACTGTTACACCAGTATTAAAATCACAAGCAGTTGCATTTTGTCAACAGATTAAAGATAACAATTCATCTATTTGTGGTATATGTATAGAGAAATTATGTTTTTCGAAACTTGTACAAGTTCAGTTTTGGTGCTTACAAACTCTGCACGAGGTGTTACGTGCCCGTTACACTCGAATGAGTACCGAAGAAAAGAATTTTATTAGGAAATCTGTTTTTTCGATGGCTTGTTATGAACCgattgataataatgttaatgctgTTAAGGTTTTAGACAGTCCTGCTTTTGTAAAGAATAAACTTGCTCAAGTTTTGGTTACTTTGATTTATTTCGAGTATCCGTCGATCTGGTCTTCAGTTTTTCTTGATTTTATATCGAATTTGAGCAAAGGTGTTGTGGTTATCGATATGTTTTGTCGTGTTTTAAACGCTTTGGATGACGAGTTGATTAGTCAGGACTACACACGTGCTCCCGAAGAAGGTGCGGTTTCAGGGAAAATTAAGGATGCAATGAGACAACAGTGTGTTAATCAGATTGTTCATGTGTGGTACGACATTGTATCGTTGTATAAAAATTCAGATTCTGAGTTATGTGCATTTGTTTTAGATACAATGAGGAGGTACATTTCTTGGATCGAAATTGGTTTAATCGCAAACAATACGTTCCTCCCGTTGTTATTTGAATTAATGTTGATAGACATAATACCAGACCACCTTAAATGTGCTGCATCTGGTTGTGTTCTTGCAGTAGTTTCTAAACGTATGGACCCACAAACTAAGCTTACTCTTTTACAGAGCCTACATTTGAGTAGGCTTTTTAGGTTAGTTGATAATGGTGATTCTGAGTTTGTATCCGGTTTAGCATCTTTACTTACAGGATATGCATCTGAGATTTTAGATTGTATTAAAAATCTGAACATCGAAGATCTCAAACGGGCTTCATTTGATCTTTTGAATGAAGTTTTACCATCCGTTTTTTACATAATGCAAAAATGTGAGATTGAGACGAATTTCAGTATTGTCCAGTTTCTTTCTGGATATGTTGCTACGATGAAAAGTTCATCACCATTGACTGAAAGTCAACTTTTTCATGTGGGTCAGATTTTGGAGGTAATCCGTATGCAGATAAGATTTGATCCCGTGTACCGTGATAATCTTGATGTGTTGGATAAAGTTGGACAAGAAGAAGAAGATCGAATGGTGGAACATCGAAAAGATCTGCTTGTGTTGCTACGTAGTGTAGGCCGTGTAGCACCTGATCTTACCCAAGTTTTCATTAAAAATTTACTTTCAAATGCTGTGGGGTCATCTCTTGATATTAACGTTGAAGAAGTGGAGGCTGCTTTGTCTCTATTTTATGCATACGGCGAATGTTTAAGTGAAGAGGCAATGAAAACCGGTACCGGGATTTTAAGAGAACTTGTACCGATGCTTTTATCAACAAAGTTTCCTTGCCATTCGAACAGGCTGGTTGCATTGGTGTATCTTGATACAATAACAAGATACATGAAGTTTGTTCTTGAAAACAACCAATATATTCCTTTGGTTTTGGCTGCATTTCTTGATGATCGAGGTATACACCATTCGAACGTGAAGGTAAGTCGAAGGGCGAGTTATCTTTTCATGAGAGTTGTGAAGCTTCTTAAAGCAAAGCTTCTACCTTTCATTGAAACAATTTTGCAGGTATTTGTTATAACATCTATTTCTTTGTTGCCAGCGTTCATAAATGAGCTGAGCTTCATGATTAACTCTTTGCTGTGCAGAGTTTGCATGATACAGTTTCTCAGTTTACAAGTATGGATTATTCTTCAAAAGAGCTATCTGAATCTGAAGACGGTAGTCACATTTTTGAGGTAATAATGGAAGTTCATGTTTATCCTTTTTGATTTTGTTCGTTGTGCTTATTACATATTTTTCTGATATTTTTATTACCAGGCAATTGGTTTGTTAATCGGAATGGAAGACGTGCCTCTAGAAAAGCAATCAGAGTATTTGTCATCTCTGCTCACCCCTCTCTGCCAACAGGTCAAAGTTTGACTCCTAATATGTCGTGTATAAAACCAAATTTTCTTCAAAAGCTATATAATGTGTGACTGTTGTTATGAATTAGGTTGAGGTCTTAATAGCCAGTTCCAGGGTTCAAAATTATGAAGAGTCGCCGTCAAAAGTTGCCAATATCCAACAAATCATTATGGCCATTAACGCACTGAGCAAGGTTATAAAATGAAACAAATTTTCTTGCCTCATTTCATGATTGTTTATACTACCAATATTTGTATCATGTGCTGATGTGCATTTTTATGATATCTCATGTATACTTGTCTTGTTCACAGGGGTTTAGCGAGCGCCTTGTAACTGCTAGTCGCCCGGCAATTGGCCTCATGTTCAAGCAGGTTGGTAATAAACTTAATATTTAATTATAAGATGAGAAAGTTTTGATGCATCATTAATGATTTTATATTTTGGGgctgaattattattattttttttcctatAGTTTATTCTTTGATCAAATTCCCTTGTTGGTAACTGTAGATAAGTTTCTAATAGACGGGATTTGTGTGCTATTATCTGTTTAACTTTATGAATGAAGTTTGTATCATTTTTGTCCCTAGTAAGATCATTGTTAATTAGTTTAACTATTTTAGTTACATATTAGGTATACCTTAGTACGGAGTAGTGTATTTCCCATGATAGTAAGTGAAAATTTGTTTCCTTATATCCGATATCATGCTGTTTATTCACATGAAATGAATTAATGGtgaacttttttttatatattttgtttttaaaCTGCAACTATCATAATTTATTGTTATCTGTACTCTTTTGTTTACAGACGCTTGATGTGCTCCTGCAAATCCTTTTGATTTTCCCAAAAGTAGAAACCTTGCGCTCTAAGGTatggttgaattttttttttttttttttttgggtattcTTTGTGTTCTTCTAGCTTGTTCATTCCTGATAATCACCTTTTTTGGCTCAGGTTACTTCATTTATTCATCGCATGGTTGAGACATTAGGATCATCTGTATTTCCTTACCTTCCAAAGGCATTGGAGCAGTTGCTTGTTGAAAGTGAGGTATTATTCATGCACTTGATTTTatttttcaaatatatatttataattcctTTTTATTAGTATGAAAAAAATATGTTGCTTTTGTAGCACATCTGGTCTTAACACTTCTTCTTATAGAAATATCCCATTTACATTAAAACCTGTTGTCTTCTATTTCTAATTATGTTTATCATGCAGCCTAAGGAACTCGTTGGGTTTCTTGTATTACTCAATCAACTCGTATGCAAATTCAATACCTCTGTCCAAAATATTTTGGAAAATGTGTACCCTTTTATTGCGGGCAGAATATTTAGCCTTCTACCAAGAGATACAATTCCTTCCGGGCCCGGAAGCAACACCGAGGTATATGAACTAGCCAAGTTTATATTATTTTCGACTTGCATTTCAATCATGAGTAAACTTTATGAACTATTTATATTTTTTCGTTTAGGAAATTCGTGAGTTGCAAGAGCTTCAAAGGACGTTTTATACTTTCCTTCACGTGGTGGTAACACATGATTTGTCATTGGTGTTTCTTACTCCTGAAAGTCTAGTCTACTTGGACCCAATGATGCAGTTACTCTTGTTCGCTTCCTGTAATCACAAGGATCTTGTTGTTAGAAAGGTAACCATGTTCTTATTCTTTACTATTGTGtaatcaccttttttttttttctctctatatattatatatattggaatctaacaagtcactttttatttatttaggCTTGTGTACAAATATTTATTAGACTGATTAAAGATTGGTCCAATGGGACTTTTGGTGATGAGAAGGTAACATAGTAGTACCTTACGGTTTCTTTTATGGTGGCTATGTTCTTATTTCCTGGCGTGTCTAATACGTCAACTATGCAGGTACCGGGCTTTAAAAGTTTTGTAATTGAAGCGTTTGCAACAAACTGCTGTTTGTACAGCGTGCTTGACAAGTCCTTTGAGTTTCGTGATGTAAATACTGTAAGTCAATTCTTTTTGGTTCAATTTTTTTGGTATAGTGTTTTTAGCTTTGTTTGTTTTCCATATCAAAGTTGACCGAGTATGTTTTAATTtgttataatcatattcatttgatAATCTTTAGGAAAGAAATTAACCTTAATAAATACAGTTTCCCTAATTAATATTGACACTTCATTCTTTAGAATTTACAACAGTAAAATGTCAAATATCTATAACAGGACACTTCACACTATATGAGAATTTTAATGTTACATATATACGGAACTATAGTAGGAAGTCTATTATGTTGTGTAAATTGTAAATATCATTCCGTGCATGCAAATGGTTCTTTTTTTGTGTTCTTAATTCGCATAAAACCATGTAACATTCTTTTTACCGAACAACTAAGTTTTTGTATATTTGTGGATCGTGTTTGCAGCTTGTTTTATTTGGTGAAATTTTACTGGCTCAGAAGATTATGTATGAGAAGTTCGGTAATGATTTTCTCATTAGTTTTGTTTCAAAAGGCATTCTTGCTGCACATTGCCCTCAGGATTTAGCAGAGGAGTACTGTCAGAAACTGCAGGTACATTTGCCACGTGTCGATTCTTTCATGCCTTTCTGGGGTAGTATCCGTcaagttttatttatatttttattcaaAATACATTGATTTTTAATTATCAGGGAAACGATATGAAGTCACTGAAGTCATTCTACCAATCTCTTATAGAGAAGTTGAGAGTACAGCAGAACGGGAGCCATGTTTTCAGATAGCATGACCTCTAAATCTGAAATTAATGGACCGGCGACAACTGGTTCATGTGTTGCTCTGCTGTTACTAGTTGTGCCAATTTTGATCTCAAGTGGTTAGTCCATGTATCCGCTATACTAAAGTCGCATATTTCTATTCGGTAATCGCGCTATATAGTTTTAATTGTTGATATCTGCAGGTTTTTGCCCTGTACATAACATGGATGCGACTTTTCATTAAAATGAGGTATACAAATGGAGACGCTCAAATTGAACGGCTTTCTAATATCCTCGATGGTATCAATCAGTTATTTGATTCTTGTATATATGGGATTTTTGTTGCAGGTGTAAATTTCATGATCAGTTTCTATATCGACCAGTCCAATAACAGAAGTTTTGTTATGAACAATTACCTATAGTTCTGGAATTTATCTGGTCGTTACCTGCATATTGTATAATCCTGctgggctgcgtacatcagagtatggggtcggattactcggcCTTCCAGGTAGTCCGAATAGGGAAAACCTTATACCTTTCAATCATTTTTTAAAGGATCTTTTACAACCATCTTAAGTTGGTATATTTATAGATACTGGTTTCAGTTTTCTTTTTATTACTGTATATATCACTAAAAATCTGGCTAAAGTATAATGTGATCGCACTACTATATTTTGTTTGGCTCATAATCTTTTCATTCATGTGTGGTAATATAATGAAAAACGGTATGTGATAGAAGTTTTACAAAAGTTTGAGGAAGTTTATAATTTGATTTGAACTAATCATTTGACAATAGAGTTCATGAGAAAGGGTAACTGAATTGGAACCTTTTTATTATTGGGTGATATGTGCTAAAAGTTACCTCCAACTTTTACAAAGAACGTATGATTACAAAAGAACTGTGAACAAGTTTACAAAACTTGGTATTGTTCATGGTAACAAACTTGGTTTGTACTCTGTGTTATGCTATCATGTTCCTTTAAAAATTTGAATGATAATTCACGTTTTTTACAATTGTTTTTCAGTTAGTTTTTTTCTCAAATATTCATTAATAAACCCATATTCTCACGGAGTCCTTTAACTAGTTATACATTAAAGTGCTTGTATTATATACGCCTTAAAGCATAAACTTTGATAAATAGATCATAAAGTAATACTGCGTATATGGTGAATATATCACATCTGACCTGGACATGGATCCCGGCCTTGATGATGAGATGAATTATGACTCAAGTCGAAACTTAATACTCGGTATTGTTAAAGTTGAAACAGAGTGATTTAAAA from Rutidosis leptorrhynchoides isolate AG116_Rl617_1_P2 chromosome 9, CSIRO_AGI_Rlap_v1, whole genome shotgun sequence harbors:
- the LOC139866198 gene encoding exportin-T-like — protein: MDDLEKAILIIFDESGTVTPVLKSQAVAFCQQIKDNNSSICGICIEKLCFSKLVQVQFWCLQTLHEVLRARYTRMSTEEKNFIRKSVFSMACYEPIDNNVNAVKVLDSPAFVKNKLAQVLVTLIYFEYPSIWSSVFLDFISNLSKGVVVIDMFCRVLNALDDELISQDYTRAPEEGAVSGKIKDAMRQQCVNQIVHVWYDIVSLYKNSDSELCAFVLDTMRRYISWIEIGLIANNTFLPLLFELMLIDIIPDHLKCAASGCVLAVVSKRMDPQTKLTLLQSLHLSRLFRLVDNGDSEFVSGLASLLTGYASEILDCIKNLNIEDLKRASFDLLNEVLPSVFYIMQKCEIETNFSIVQFLSGYVATMKSSSPLTESQLFHVGQILEVIRMQIRFDPVYRDNLDVLDKVGQEEEDRMVEHRKDLLVLLRSVGRVAPDLTQVFIKNLLSNAVGSSLDINVEEVEAALSLFYAYGECLSEEAMKTGTGILRELVPMLLSTKFPCHSNRLVALVYLDTITRYMKFVLENNQYIPLVLAAFLDDRGIHHSNVKVSRRASYLFMRVVKLLKAKLLPFIETILQSLHDTVSQFTSMDYSSKELSESEDGSHIFEAIGLLIGMEDVPLEKQSEYLSSLLTPLCQQVEVLIASSRVQNYEESPSKVANIQQIIMAINALSKGFSERLVTASRPAIGLMFKQTLDVLLQILLIFPKVETLRSKVTSFIHRMVETLGSSVFPYLPKALEQLLVESEPKELVGFLVLLNQLVCKFNTSVQNILENVYPFIAGRIFSLLPRDTIPSGPGSNTEEIRELQELQRTFYTFLHVVVTHDLSLVFLTPESLVYLDPMMQLLLFASCNHKDLVVRKACVQIFIRLIKDWSNGTFGDEKVPGFKSFVIEAFATNCCLYSVLDKSFEFRDVNTLVLFGEILLAQKIMYEKFGNDFLISFVSKGILAAHCPQDLAEEYCQKLQGNDMKSLKSFYQSLIEKLRVQQNGSHVFR